Within Bdellovibrionales bacterium, the genomic segment CCAACGATCACCTCTCCAAAGGTCAAGCAAAGACCCCTCCCAAGACCTAGAGCTGGATCCTTAAGATTTGAATCTCAAGGATCAAATAATTCATATTTTACTCCGATAGAGAACCGTTCAATCGAGTGATCTCAATCAAGGAGTTCTATCTTATGTCAGAGCCAGCTTCTGAAAACAGCGGCACCAAAGAATACATCCTTATCGCTGAAGACTCTCCTCCAAACCGAAAGATACTGGCTCACCTTTTAAAAAAGCTCGACTACGAAGTCATCGAGTGCGTGGACGGCCAGGAGGCCTGGGACAAGCATCTCAAAGAAAACAAAATAAATCTAGTGGCCATCTTATCAGATATTATGATGCCAAATCTGGATGGAATAGGTCTCCTCAAGCGTGTTCGAGAGCAGTCTTCCTGCAAAGAAGTTCCGTTCGTGCTGATCACGGCGGTATCCGACAAGGATTACATCGTGCAAGCAAAAAATCTAAATGTAAACGGCTATATATTGAAACCAGTCACCTTCCAACGGGTCACATCAAAATTGAAGGAGCTATTTCCAACAAAGATATTTCCGCAGATTGCTAGCTAAGTCTTAAACACAGAAGAAAGCGCATTATGGGTGCAGCACCAAAACTAAGCCAAGACTATCTCATATCAAAGCTAGATGAGCTTCCCACTCTCCCCACTATCGTCTATGAATTGAGCCAAGTCATCGGCGATCCCATGTCTTCCACATCCGATGTGGAAGACATTATGAAAAATGATCAGAGTTTGACCACAAAAGTTCTCAGACTCGTAAATTCGGCCTATTATGCGATCCCTGGAGGCGTGAGCAATCTTGCTCGTGCGATTGCCTACATTGGATTTGATACCGTCCATCAGTTGGTTTTGTCAGCTTCCATTATCAATGCTCTTGATGTCAAAGATTCCAATGGGTTTGATCTGACCCAGTTTTGGACTCATTCCGTCGGTGTTGGAATCGCTGCTGAAGCCATCGCAAAAAATATTCGAATGCCAATCCCAGCAGATCTTTTTACTTGCGGACTCGTGCACGACATGGGAAAGGTCGCACTCCTTTCTATCAGCAAGGATTCGCTTGTCTCAATCACTCAGAAGGCCAAGGCCGAGTCTCTTACCTATTTGGACGCAGAAAAGCTTTTGGGTATTCCAGAACACACAAACATCGGAAAGCTCCTCGGCGAAAAATGGCGTCTGCCCCAGCAAATACAAGCAGGAGCGCAATTTCACCACCAAGAAAATCCAAAGATGCGAGGCGGGATCTCAGCTGATTTGAGCAAAACTGTAGACGTCATCTACCTAGCCAATCTTCTTGTTCATGCTTTGAAGTTTGGGAATAGCGGTCACACAAAAATTCTTAACTTGCCTGGAGAAGTCATTAAGAGACTTGCTATTGATCCTCATGAAGGACTTAAAGAACTTATCAAGGAGATCAAGCAGAGCCTTGAAAAAGCATCGGATTTTATCAAAGTGATCGGAGAGGCATAACATTGCAAAACCTTTCAGAAAGCAATATTTTGCACCTTCTTAGAACGCTTTCCGAGGAAGCGATTTTCGGCATCCTTGTGTTTAATCTCTCAGACGAAAAGTGTGTCTACGCCAATCGTCTTGCCAAAGATCTAATCGAATTCCCCCCGACCGCTGACTTAAGCTCACTTGAAATCAAATCCATTTTTCCTGAGAAGGTCCGACCAGAATTTCGCGCCATCTCGAGTGATCTGCTAAAAAACGAGGGCCTCTTTCAAGATATTGCTATTCGCAAACAAAATGAGATGACATTTATCGCAAACCTGGGAATCAAAATAATTCATTTTGATGATATCTCCTGCGTCACTCTTATGTTTCAAGATATCACGGTA encodes:
- a CDS encoding response regulator, whose protein sequence is MSEPASENSGTKEYILIAEDSPPNRKILAHLLKKLDYEVIECVDGQEAWDKHLKENKINLVAILSDIMMPNLDGIGLLKRVREQSSCKEVPFVLITAVSDKDYIVQAKNLNVNGYILKPVTFQRVTSKLKELFPTKIFPQIAS
- a CDS encoding HDOD domain-containing protein, which encodes MGAAPKLSQDYLISKLDELPTLPTIVYELSQVIGDPMSSTSDVEDIMKNDQSLTTKVLRLVNSAYYAIPGGVSNLARAIAYIGFDTVHQLVLSASIINALDVKDSNGFDLTQFWTHSVGVGIAAEAIAKNIRMPIPADLFTCGLVHDMGKVALLSISKDSLVSITQKAKAESLTYLDAEKLLGIPEHTNIGKLLGEKWRLPQQIQAGAQFHHQENPKMRGGISADLSKTVDVIYLANLLVHALKFGNSGHTKILNLPGEVIKRLAIDPHEGLKELIKEIKQSLEKASDFIKVIGEA